From the Fusobacterium ulcerans ATCC 49185 genome, the window AATTCCGAGAGTATCAACAACTATTATTCCTTTTGAAAAAGAAGAAAGTATTTTTTCTAAAAAAATATTATTTTTTCTCTCAGATAATTTCCCTTTAAAAAAAGTTCTTGCTTTATGGAAAGTCATTTCAATTGAATCATAATCACTTGTTATTAATTCATAATCTAACTCTAATTTTTCTATTGTATCTAATATTTCTGTTCCAAAACTTCCTCCTATAATCACTTTAGCACCTTCATTATGTGCTTGTTTTATCTTTTTAGAAAATTCTGAAATATCATCTACTTTATAATAAAATAACTCTAATTTTAAAATATTATTTATCTTCTTTATATTATCTATAAAACTTTTATTTTCAATAACTGCTATCTTTTCTTTAAAATTTCTATATTTATATAAAATTTTTAGTATAACTTCTTGAGAAATTTCAAACTCAATTACTTCGAAATTAAAAAAATCTCTTAATTTTTTAGCAAGTCCTCCTCTTGATAAAATTAAAGAATAATTTTCATTTTTATATTTTTTTCCCAAAGATAAAATGTTCTCACTGCTAATCATTTCTAATTCCCAATTTAAAGAATGTTTTTCTATATAATGCTTACAAATATTATACAAAGCTTTATATGGTGTTAATACTGCCACTTTAAATGATAACATTTCTTCCATTTTTTCTCCCTTAACTCAATCTTTTTATTTTTATTTTACTATATAAAAATAGATTATTCTAATAATTTTCACCTATTCCTTAAAATATTAAAAGAAGAACTGATAAAAATTCACATAAATTTATCAAGCTTTGTATTTAACTAACTCCTATGATAAAAAAACTAATTTGCTTTTATAATACTTATCATAACGTTAGAATATACAATATTAAATCTAGTATTTACTAAGGTTGAAAGTGTGAAATTAATTTTGCATTATTTTTACTGTATATTTCATCTATAACTTACTTTTAAATATAGTATTATATGCTGTATTTTTTTTAAATTTTTCAACTATTATATTTTTATAAATTTTATTAAAATTCCCAATTTAATAAACAATAGAAAGAGTATTCTATGAAAATAATTGAAGAATTTGATAACAATGATTATGTTCATCAAAAATATATAAAGAATACTTAACTAATGAAAACATCTCTAAAGTAACTTATTCTACATTTTTTTAAATTTATTGTCACATTAACTATACAGATTTTGATTATTCTGGTTTCTTTAATAACTTTAATATTTATTATATTTTTAAATTTTTATACATTTTAACTTTATAATATATACTTTTTTTCTGGATTGAATACATTGACTTGTAAAATCAAAAATACACTACCCTTTCTATTATTTTTAATAACTATTCTTTATTGAATATATAATATGATTATTTACAAGTTCATAAAAATAAAAAAGGCTGTACAAATTAGTTTATAAATCACTAATTTGCAACAACCCCTTCTTTTTTTATAAATTACTCATATTGTGAAGTTTATGATAAAAACCTTTATTTTCTAAAAGTTCTCTATGAGTTCCTCTTTCTTCTATTCCATTATCAGTAAGAACTATTATTTCATCAGCATTTTGAATAGTAGAAAGTCTGTGAGCAACTACTATCGTTGTTCTTCCTTTGCATAACTCTTCAAGTGATTTTTGAATAAGCCTTTCTGTAATATTATCAAGAGCAGAAGTTGCTTCATCAAGTATCAATATTGGAGGATTCTTTAAAAATATTCTGGCAATAGCAATCCTCTGTTTCTGCCCACCTGAAAGTTTTACTCCTCTTTCTCCAACAAAAGTATTATATCCATCAGGCATTTCCATTATTAAATCATGAATATTTGCTTTTTTAGCAGCAATCATGACTTCATCATCTGTTGCTTCCCCATTTCCTACTAAAATATTTTCTTTTATAGTCCCTGTAAATAAAAATACATCTTGCTGCACTATTCCTATATTTTTTCTTAAAGACTCTAATTTTACATCATATATACTTTTTCCATCTATTTTTATATCTCCATTATCAATAGTATAAAATCTTGGAATAAGATTACATAAAGTAGTTTTTCCTCCACCTGAAGGTCCTACTAGTGCAAGCATCTTTCCTTTTGGTATTTTTAAAGAAATATTTTTTAAAACCTCTTTGTCTTCGTGTTTAAATGATACATTTTGAAAATCTATTTCTCCTTCTACTTTTCCTATTTCATCTGCATTAGCTTTATCAGTTTCTTCTTCTTCAGAAATGATATCCAAGAATCTTTTAAAACCACTCATTCCATTTTGATACTGTTCTACAAATGCTATAAGTCTTTTTATTGGTTGAGTAAATATTTTTATATATAAAAGATAAGCAAGAAAATCCCCTATATTAATTTTTCCCATATATGCAAATATTCCTCCAAATATAAGAACTGCATAATCCAAAAGATCTGTTAAAAATCCTACTCCTGCACCATATTCTGCCATTATTTTATACGATTTGCTTCTGGCATCTACAAATCTCTGATTATCTTCTTCAAATCTTTCTCTTTCATTTTCATTAATAACAAAAGCTTTTGATACCCTTATTCCTGAAATACTATTTTGCAGCCTTGCATTGATATCACCAGTTTTTTCTCTAGTTTTTACAAATGCTGCCAGCATTCTTTTTCGTTGAAATAAACTATATATTATGATTAGTGGCAAAAGACAAAATATTATAATTGTCAATCCAACATTTATTCTAATCAGTACTAAAAAAGACCCCATTATCATAAAAAAAGATATGAATAAATCTTCTGGTCCATGATGTGCAAGTTCTGATATATCCTGCAAGTCATTTACTATTCTTGACATTATACTTCCTGTTTGAGTATTATCAAAATATCTGATAGGAAGATTTTGAAGATGACTGTATACATCTCTTCTCATATCAGCCTGCATTCCCACTCCTACAAGATGTCCCCAATACTGCATAAAATAGGCACAAAACATTTTTATCACATATATCCCTAAAAGTACTCCTGCAAATACTCCAATGGCTCTGAATTCTCTATTAGGAATTGTATGATTAGCTATTTCTCTAGTTATCATTGGGTATACCAAATCACATAATGCAGAAATGGTTGCCACTAACAAATCTAGAAAAAACATTTTTTTATACGGTTTATAGTAACTTATAAATTTTTTAAACATTTCTCCCCCTTGATTCTTCATGATTATAAATAGTATTATATCATATAATTCAAAATATTTGGATGATAAAAAATTATATTAATTAAATAAAAATAAGTTTTAGAATTTTTTCATTAGAATTATTTGCTCCATAAAATGTACAAATTTTTCTAATTTCCAAAATTTTAAAACTTACCTTATATTTATAAATTATTTCTCATCTACATACCCTAATTCTTTTAAAAATGGTTTTTTCTTTCTCCAGTCATCTTTTACCTTTACCCAAAGTGTAAGATAAATAGGTTCTCCAAGTAATGCTTCTATATCTTTCCTTGCTTCTGTTCCTATTTCTTTTAAAAGTTTACCATTTTTTCCTATAATAATTCCTTTTTGAGAATCTCTCTCCACATATATATTTACATCAAATTTATCTCTTCCCTTTTCTCTTTTAGCTACATCTAATATTTCAATAGCCACTGAATGAGGTATTTCATCTCTTGTTTTAAGAAGTATTTTTTCTCTCACTATCTCAGTTATTATCTTATAAACAGACATATCTGTATACATATCATCAGGATAATATTTGATTCCCTCTTCCATAAATGGATCAATTGCTTCTAATAATCTAGGCAGCCCAAAAGCATACTGACCAGATATTTCAACCACTGTGTCAAACTCACCAAGTTTTTCTTTTACTTCTTCCCTTTTAGCAACAAGCTGTTCATCAGAAAGTTTATCTATTTTATTAATTACAAGAATTCTTGGAGTTTTTTTAGCCTCCATTACTCTTTCCATAACAAATTGATCCCCTGTACTGATTTCTTGTGAGCCATCTAAAAGAAAAAGTATTACATCCACATCTTTCAATACTCTGATGGCACTATTAGTCATATATTCTCCAAGAAGATGTTTTGCTTTATGTATTCCTGGAGTATCTATGAAGATATACTGATTATTATTCAAATTAAGTATTCCTTTTATATTATCTCTAGTTGTTCCTGCTTTATCTGAAACTATTGCAACTTTTTCAGATACAAGCTTATTTATCAGTGTAGATTTTCCAACATTAGGTCTCCCTACAACTGCTATAAATCCTGCTTTCATTTATCAATCATCTCCTATACCTATTTTCATATAGGCTTCTCTTATTTTTTCTATAAAAGATACATCATTATTTTCATTTCTATCTTTTATCTCTATACTTATTCTTTTTATCATACTAGGAGAAATTTCCTGTTTTATCCCTGCTTTTTTTCCATATGATATAAATCTTGCTCTGAATCCTTGTCTTGAAAGCTGTCCAAACACTCTTTTTTCCTCTGGATTTTTCAGCATTTCTATATAATTTTTTAAATCTGATCCTAGTTTTTCACTTATAGGTTCTGAGTACACTCTTTTTCCCTTTGTAGTGGTTATATTTTTATACTCATAAGTTTCAAGCATATCTTTTTCTATTTCTAAAATATCATTTATTTTTAATCCTGTTTCATACAAAAGTCTTATCACAAGACTGTCTCTTTTGCCCTCAAAAGTGTCTCCACACTGTTCCAACACTCTATTCAGCTCTTGAAGCTCCAAAGTCCTTACAGGTCCCTTTTGAAGCTTTGGAAGCTCTATTTCCCCCATAGGCATAAAATCTATTATTCTTTTTTGGAGAAGATATCTATAAAAGCTTTTCAAAGAACTTACTTTTCTATAGATGGATCTGTCACTATATTTATTTTTCAGTTCCTCTATATACTTTAAAATATCATCATTATCGACATCTATCCAGTTTTTTTCTCCAAGAAATTCTTTAAAATCTTTTAAATCTCTTTGATACATTTCATGAGTAGTATCTGTGATTTTTCCATTTTCTTTTGATGTTTCTAAAAATTCTTTCACAAAATCCATATTTACTCCTCATTTAAAAGTTCTTCTGCATGTTTACGTACTGCTTCTGTAACATTTTCTCCTGCCAGCATTCTTGCAATTTCCTCTATTCTTCCTTTAGCATCTAATTTTTTAACAGTAGTAGAAGTATTATTGTTCACTGTTTCCTTTTTTATATAGAACTGCTGATGGGCTCTTGCTGCTATAGCTGGTGAATGAGTTATAGATACCACTTGAGCATGATCTCCTATTTCTCTCATTTTATTAGCTATTTTTCTAACAGTTTCTCCTCCTACTCCTGTATCTATCTCATCAAAGATAAGAATAGGAATATTGTCAACTCTTGAAAAAATTACTTTCAAAGCAAGCATTATCCTGCTTACTTCTCCACCAGAAGCTATTTTCCACAAAGGTTTCATATCCTGTCCTACATTTGTTGATATAAGAAATTCCACATTATCAGAACCATTTATTCCCATAGAATCAATTTTTTCCACAACAATATGAAACTTGGCATCTCCCATTTTCAAAAATTTAAGTTCATTTTCCAACTCTTTTTCTATTTCAAGAGATTTTTTCAGCCTGAATCTTCTCAATTCTTCAGCATCTTTCCAATAACTTTTTTCTATTTCTTCTTTCAATTTTAACAATCTTTTTATTTCAAAATTATTTTCATCTAAAAGCTCTACTTTTTCAGCTATTCCATTTCTAAACTCTATAATCTCCTCAATTGTTGCACCATATTTACTTTTCATTTTATTGATAGCATCCAATCTGTCTACTACTTTTTGCAGTCTTGTTTCATCTATATCTATATCCTGATCTATAGTGTCTAATATATCTACACAATCTTCAAGTTCATAATAAATTTTTTCAAGTTTTTCTAAAATTTCTTGAAATTCATCTCCATATCTGCATAAACTTTCAATGTTTCTTCTTGAATTATATATAAAGTGCAGAGCATTAAACTCTCCATCTCTCAGCTGTACATTTGAATCAAGTATTTTATCTTTTATCTTTCCAGCATTAAAAAGTTTTTTATATTCCTCTTCTAATTTAGTGTCTTCCTCAATTTGAGGATTTACTCTATCAATTTCAGCAAGCTGGAATTCATAAAATTCTCTTTTTTCAATAGCTTCCTGCCTGTTTTTTTCAATATTATCTATTTGCGAAACAATATCTTTATATTCATTATATTTTTTTGCAATGCTTTCTCTTAGAGTTTTTCCCTCATCTCCTAAAAATTTATCAAGAAGTCTGATGTGGTTATTTTTATTTAAAAGCATCTGATGAGAATGCTGTCCCACTATATCTACTAAAGTTCCCATAACATCCTTAAGACTGTTGAGAGATACCCTTATATTATTTACAAAGGCTTTTCCTTTTCCATTAGTATCCAGATATCTTCTTACAATTACCTCATTATCTTCTGTTTCTATGCCAAAACGGGCAGAGAGCTCCTCTGCCTGTTCATCATTTATTTCAAAAACTCCCTGAGCAAGAAGATGGTCTTCCCCACTTCTTATCATATCTACAGAGGCTTTTTCCCCTATAAGAAGATTTATTCCGCTGAGGATAATTGATTTTCCAGCCCCTGTTTCTCCTGTAAGAACTATAAGTCCATTACCAAATTCTAAATCAAGTTCATCAATTATAGCCAGATTTTCTATTTTAAGCTCTCTTAACATAGATTATCTCCCCATTTTAATTTTTCTCTAAGGACACTATAATAGTTTCTATCCTTAGGTATTACAAGGTTTAGAGTCATACTTGAATATTCAATATCTATTATACTTTCACTGCTGACTTTTGTACTTACCTGCCCATCTACCACTATCTGACCTGTTCTGTCTGTATCTTCCATCTGTATCTGTAGTTTTTCCTCTCCACTGATTACAATAGGTCTTGTATTAAGATTATGTGGTGCTAAAGGGGTTATTATCATAGCTTTCATATTAGATTTTACTATAGGTCCTCCTGCTGACATAGAATATGCTGTAGAACCAGTAGGAGTAGAAATTATAACTCCATCTCCTTTATATGTACACATATATTCATTATCAGAAGAAAATCTAACTCTCAATACCTTTGACGTTATTCCACCTTTAGATATAACAATTTCATTTAATGCATAATATTTCCTGTGATTTATTTTTACTTCAAGAACATATCTTTTTTC encodes:
- a CDS encoding tyrosine-type recombinase/integrase; this translates as MDFVKEFLETSKENGKITDTTHEMYQRDLKDFKEFLGEKNWIDVDNDDILKYIEELKNKYSDRSIYRKVSSLKSFYRYLLQKRIIDFMPMGEIELPKLQKGPVRTLELQELNRVLEQCGDTFEGKRDSLVIRLLYETGLKINDILEIEKDMLETYEYKNITTTKGKRVYSEPISEKLGSDLKNYIEMLKNPEEKRVFGQLSRQGFRARFISYGKKAGIKQEISPSMIKRISIEIKDRNENNDVSFIEKIREAYMKIGIGDD
- a CDS encoding NAD(+)/NADH kinase, producing MKKVCIIYNFEKKIAKEIYEESIEYFCERNIEVVSGERSSEADFAVVIGGDGTLLRSFKHFIFRAQMYVIAINAGSLGFLTEIKKEKVFEEYDNFLNGTFKYEKRYVLEVKINHRKYYALNEIVISKGGITSKVLRVRFSSDNEYMCTYKGDGVIISTPTGSTAYSMSAGGPIVKSNMKAMIITPLAPHNLNTRPIVISGEEKLQIQMEDTDRTGQIVVDGQVSTKVSSESIIDIEYSSMTLNLVIPKDRNYYSVLREKLKWGDNLC
- a CDS encoding ABC transporter ATP-binding protein, which codes for MFKKFISYYKPYKKMFFLDLLVATISALCDLVYPMITREIANHTIPNREFRAIGVFAGVLLGIYVIKMFCAYFMQYWGHLVGVGMQADMRRDVYSHLQNLPIRYFDNTQTGSIMSRIVNDLQDISELAHHGPEDLFISFFMIMGSFLVLIRINVGLTIIIFCLLPLIIIYSLFQRKRMLAAFVKTREKTGDINARLQNSISGIRVSKAFVINENERERFEEDNQRFVDARSKSYKIMAEYGAGVGFLTDLLDYAVLIFGGIFAYMGKINIGDFLAYLLYIKIFTQPIKRLIAFVEQYQNGMSGFKRFLDIISEEEETDKANADEIGKVEGEIDFQNVSFKHEDKEVLKNISLKIPKGKMLALVGPSGGGKTTLCNLIPRFYTIDNGDIKIDGKSIYDVKLESLRKNIGIVQQDVFLFTGTIKENILVGNGEATDDEVMIAAKKANIHDLIMEMPDGYNTFVGERGVKLSGGQKQRIAIARIFLKNPPILILDEATSALDNITERLIQKSLEELCKGRTTIVVAHRLSTIQNADEIIVLTDNGIEERGTHRELLENKGFYHKLHNMSNL
- the era gene encoding GTPase Era, with protein sequence MKAGFIAVVGRPNVGKSTLINKLVSEKVAIVSDKAGTTRDNIKGILNLNNNQYIFIDTPGIHKAKHLLGEYMTNSAIRVLKDVDVILFLLDGSQEISTGDQFVMERVMEAKKTPRILVINKIDKLSDEQLVAKREEVKEKLGEFDTVVEISGQYAFGLPRLLEAIDPFMEEGIKYYPDDMYTDMSVYKIITEIVREKILLKTRDEIPHSVAIEILDVAKREKGRDKFDVNIYVERDSQKGIIIGKNGKLLKEIGTEARKDIEALLGEPIYLTLWVKVKDDWRKKKPFLKELGYVDEK
- the recN gene encoding DNA repair protein RecN, encoding MLRELKIENLAIIDELDLEFGNGLIVLTGETGAGKSIILSGINLLIGEKASVDMIRSGEDHLLAQGVFEINDEQAEELSARFGIETEDNEVIVRRYLDTNGKGKAFVNNIRVSLNSLKDVMGTLVDIVGQHSHQMLLNKNNHIRLLDKFLGDEGKTLRESIAKKYNEYKDIVSQIDNIEKNRQEAIEKREFYEFQLAEIDRVNPQIEEDTKLEEEYKKLFNAGKIKDKILDSNVQLRDGEFNALHFIYNSRRNIESLCRYGDEFQEILEKLEKIYYELEDCVDILDTIDQDIDIDETRLQKVVDRLDAINKMKSKYGATIEEIIEFRNGIAEKVELLDENNFEIKRLLKLKEEIEKSYWKDAEELRRFRLKKSLEIEKELENELKFLKMGDAKFHIVVEKIDSMGINGSDNVEFLISTNVGQDMKPLWKIASGGEVSRIMLALKVIFSRVDNIPILIFDEIDTGVGGETVRKIANKMREIGDHAQVVSITHSPAIAARAHQQFYIKKETVNNNTSTTVKKLDAKGRIEEIARMLAGENVTEAVRKHAEELLNEE